In the genome of Vibrio sp. NTOU-M3, one region contains:
- a CDS encoding HDOD domain-containing protein: MADKITLMTKERYSKWLISHKYIVDQSDVDGVLSRQSEFCDTVIIKEAERVTENQRLLLECESARVEEKQKALIDRQKVFQSVVDEVTRYTEELMINRLSELNVLRLFGKFPDFSYFLEMAYSPSLTYSKLSTLITNDNQLKNNVVELVNNPKFCSRIGKSVRGIADPKVPLGVLGIDNCKVLFPILMAKPLLRWHEKVTKAIAPKLWQHMILTANVTKLRLQDAELKNSEQGIALGVLRTISYFAIVNQFPQLFEDALIEKMQDFRNKDQREQYYACAEIKPTLKVLPNVIIKLEENLTRKVVESIEWTPFNIHLKMHCLKI; this comes from the coding sequence TTGGCTGATAAAATCACTTTAATGACGAAAGAGAGATATTCTAAGTGGTTGATAAGTCATAAGTATATAGTTGATCAGTCTGATGTTGATGGCGTGTTAAGTAGACAAAGTGAATTTTGTGACACTGTAATTATAAAAGAGGCGGAAAGAGTTACAGAGAACCAACGGTTATTACTAGAGTGTGAGAGTGCTCGTGTAGAAGAAAAGCAGAAAGCTTTGATCGATCGTCAAAAGGTTTTTCAATCTGTAGTTGATGAAGTGACACGCTATACAGAAGAATTAATGATCAACAGGTTGTCGGAACTTAATGTATTAAGGCTATTCGGTAAGTTCCCTGATTTTTCTTACTTTCTTGAGATGGCGTATTCTCCATCTTTAACGTACTCAAAACTAAGTACTTTAATAACTAACGATAATCAATTAAAGAACAACGTTGTAGAGCTCGTAAACAATCCTAAATTCTGTTCAAGAATTGGAAAGTCAGTTAGAGGAATAGCTGATCCTAAGGTGCCTTTGGGGGTTTTAGGTATCGATAATTGCAAAGTCCTTTTCCCAATCTTAATGGCCAAACCATTGTTGCGTTGGCATGAAAAAGTAACGAAAGCCATCGCACCTAAGCTATGGCAGCACATGATTTTAACCGCCAACGTGACGAAGTTAAGGCTACAGGACGCTGAATTAAAAAACTCTGAGCAAGGCATTGCGCTAGGTGTTTTGCGTACAATTAGCTATTTCGCGATCGTGAATCAATTTCCACAGCTTTTTGAAGATGCGTTGATCGAAAAGATGCAAGATTTTAGAAATAAAGACCAACGTGAACAATATTACGCTTGTGCGGAAATCAAGCCGACGTTAAAAGTTCTACCAAATGTCATCATCAAACTTGAAGAAAACCTGACGAGAAAGGTAGTTGAAAGTATTGAATGGACACCATTTAATATCCACTTAAAAATGCATTGCTTGAAGATTTAG
- a CDS encoding DUF3634 family protein has protein sequence MLYVILIAAGVIFWLVAIDRPVLKVKFKGGAITEVKGHFPPKFKHNVTEIGEIVPFDGELKVYQTRNGAKLVFSKIVPKKVQQRIRNVFPHQGFKKDQGKVKTR, from the coding sequence ATGTTATATGTGATTTTGATAGCGGCAGGTGTTATTTTTTGGCTTGTTGCTATAGATCGACCAGTTTTAAAAGTTAAGTTTAAAGGTGGTGCAATAACAGAAGTGAAAGGGCACTTTCCTCCAAAATTCAAACACAACGTTACAGAGATTGGTGAAATTGTTCCTTTTGATGGAGAACTTAAAGTTTATCAAACTCGAAATGGCGCAAAATTGGTTTTTTCCAAAATTGTTCCTAAAAAGGTTCAGCAAAGAATTCGAAATGTCTTTCCCCACCAGGGTTTTAAAAAGGATCAGGGCAAAGTAAAAACAAGATAA
- the matP gene encoding macrodomain Ter protein MatP, producing the protein MKYQQLENLECGWKWNYLVKKWKDGEQITRHIDTSEIDSAVQLLRQLEHEPTKVLEWIDNHMSPELDNKLKQAIRAKRKRHFNAEQVHTKKKSIDLDYRVWEKLSQRANDLGCTLSDAIEYLLSEASRSEKASKTVSSLREDLSKLLSD; encoded by the coding sequence ATGAAATATCAACAACTCGAGAACTTAGAATGTGGCTGGAAATGGAACTATCTGGTAAAGAAATGGAAAGATGGTGAGCAAATTACTCGTCATATAGACACGAGTGAGATTGATTCTGCAGTTCAATTGCTTAGGCAGTTAGAACATGAACCAACAAAGGTTCTTGAGTGGATAGATAATCACATGTCTCCGGAGCTTGATAATAAACTTAAACAAGCGATTCGGGCAAAGCGTAAACGCCATTTTAATGCAGAGCAGGTTCATACGAAGAAAAAGTCGATTGATCTCGACTATCGTGTTTGGGAAAAATTATCGCAACGTGCGAATGACTTAGGTTGTACATTGTCTGATGCCATTGAATACTTGCTTTCTGAAGCGTCTCGTAGTGAAAAAGCGAGTAAAACGGTTAGTAGTCTACGTGAAGACCTGTCTAAGCTTTTATCAGACTAA
- a CDS encoding S16 family serine protease, with protein sequence MIQESWEAVTPQYTHFNEIIEDVIGITPSSFINVQPRLNEALNCFVSLQGFNKLLVVNGPDNSVYRQLIANTITHKTKLSAIATDSIDEKVLLGSYRADSKGEIEFFNPGLLQLEENSYVVISANLLLANPTCWLQLKSALLGRTISPLNLDLKKPITTSLDYQFKGKIIVLGDRDQLSELEYLESELHTGLSLFSEIETEIALNNRTISSYLAFLNWLTEYYNLPSLSSEAIHRLMIAGARHTEDQNYMPLDILWYRALFEEARIVCSSDTLDFHTLDKAIDQRYYRESYLPERALSDIFDGQVVIETEGECVGQVNGLTVIDLPGHPLSYGEPARISCVIHFGDGDISDVERKAELGGNLHAKGMMIMQAFVSSALNLDEPLPYSASVVFEQSYCEVDGDSASLAELCSFVSALSEYPINQQIAVTGAVDQFGRVQAVGGLNEKIEGFYHVCKHQGFTGNQGVILPNSNLKNLALHKDVAESIKKGEFHIWSVSNVDEAIPIIMDKPFRGDDESSVIAKIAQRIENFAAHEQPQGIVDRIKNWFV encoded by the coding sequence ATGATACAAGAAAGCTGGGAAGCCGTTACTCCGCAGTACACACACTTTAATGAAATAATAGAAGATGTCATTGGCATCACTCCCTCTTCCTTCATTAACGTTCAACCTCGCTTAAATGAAGCATTAAACTGTTTTGTATCATTACAAGGGTTTAACAAACTCCTAGTTGTAAATGGTCCAGATAATTCGGTTTATCGTCAACTAATTGCCAACACGATAACTCATAAAACGAAACTTAGTGCAATTGCTACTGATTCGATTGACGAAAAGGTGCTTTTAGGCAGCTACCGAGCCGACAGTAAGGGTGAAATTGAATTTTTCAATCCAGGGCTTCTGCAATTGGAAGAAAATAGTTATGTCGTTATTTCTGCAAATTTGTTACTCGCAAACCCCACTTGTTGGCTACAGCTCAAAAGTGCATTGCTTGGCCGAACAATCAGTCCATTAAATTTAGATCTGAAGAAACCAATAACAACTTCATTAGACTATCAGTTTAAAGGCAAAATCATTGTTCTTGGAGATCGCGATCAGCTGTCTGAACTAGAGTATTTAGAATCTGAGTTACACACTGGTTTGTCACTGTTTAGTGAAATAGAAACTGAAATTGCTCTAAATAATCGTACCATAAGTTCATACCTTGCCTTCTTAAACTGGTTAACCGAGTACTACAACTTACCTAGCCTATCTTCTGAAGCAATTCACCGTTTGATGATTGCTGGAGCTAGACACACCGAAGATCAAAACTATATGCCATTGGATATCCTTTGGTACCGAGCTCTTTTCGAAGAAGCCAGAATCGTCTGTAGTAGTGACACGTTGGATTTCCATACATTGGATAAAGCAATAGACCAGCGTTACTACAGAGAGTCCTACCTTCCAGAACGTGCTCTTTCTGATATTTTTGATGGTCAAGTTGTTATCGAAACTGAGGGGGAATGTGTTGGCCAAGTGAATGGGTTGACGGTTATAGATTTACCTGGGCACCCTCTTTCTTATGGTGAGCCAGCTCGTATCTCTTGTGTTATCCACTTTGGAGATGGCGATATCTCCGACGTTGAACGTAAAGCTGAATTAGGCGGAAACTTGCACGCCAAAGGTATGATGATCATGCAAGCTTTTGTAAGTTCTGCGCTTAATTTGGATGAACCTTTACCTTATTCAGCGTCCGTTGTTTTTGAACAATCCTACTGCGAAGTTGATGGAGACAGTGCGTCACTTGCAGAGCTTTGCTCTTTTGTAAGTGCACTATCTGAGTATCCAATTAATCAGCAAATTGCCGTTACTGGTGCTGTTGACCAATTTGGTCGAGTGCAGGCTGTTGGTGGGTTAAATGAAAAGATTGAAGGCTTTTATCACGTCTGTAAACACCAAGGCTTTACTGGCAATCAAGGAGTTATTCTTCCGAACTCAAACTTGAAGAACCTAGCATTGCATAAAGATGTTGCTGAAAGCATCAAAAAAGGCGAGTTTCATATCTGGTCAGTTTCAAATGTGGATGAAGCAATACCAATCATAATGGATAAACCTTTCCGTGGTGATGACGAGAGCAGCGTCATCGCTAAAATTGCACAACGTATTGAAAACTTTGCAGCTCATGAGCAACCGCAAGGAATTGTGGACCGTATCAAAAACTGGTTTGTTTAG
- the fabA gene encoding bifunctional 3-hydroxydecanoyl-ACP dehydratase/trans-2-decenoyl-ACP isomerase, producing MQNKRESYNREDLLASSQGELFGPGYPQLPAPNMLMMDRISKMSETEGDYGKGLILAELDITPDLWFFDCHFPGDPVMPGCLGLDAMWQLVGFFLGWVGGKGKGRALGVGEVKFTGQILPTAKKVTYEIHMKRVVNRKLVMGLADGRVLVDGKEIYVAKDLKVGLFQDTSAF from the coding sequence ATGCAAAACAAACGTGAATCATATAACCGTGAAGATCTTCTAGCTTCAAGCCAAGGTGAGTTATTTGGCCCGGGTTATCCTCAATTACCAGCACCAAATATGCTGATGATGGATCGCATCTCTAAGATGTCTGAAACTGAAGGTGACTACGGTAAAGGTCTTATTCTTGCTGAGCTAGATATTACACCTGATTTATGGTTCTTTGACTGCCACTTCCCTGGTGACCCAGTAATGCCGGGTTGTTTAGGCCTTGATGCAATGTGGCAATTGGTTGGATTCTTCCTTGGTTGGGTTGGCGGCAAAGGCAAAGGTCGTGCGCTAGGTGTTGGTGAAGTGAAATTTACTGGCCAAATCCTACCAACAGCGAAAAAAGTTACCTATGAAATTCACATGAAACGTGTTGTTAACCGTAAGCTAGTAATGGGATTAGCTGATGGTCGTGTTCTAGTGGATGGTAAAGAGATTTACGTAGCAAAAGACCTAAAAGTTGGTCTGTTCCAAGACACTTCTGCGTTTTAA
- the rmf gene encoding ribosome modulation factor produces MKRQKRDRLERAQSQGYKAGLNGRSMETCPYQQMDARSYWLGGWRDAREDKHMGLYK; encoded by the coding sequence ATGAAGAGACAAAAGCGTGACCGCTTGGAAAGAGCTCAATCTCAAGGATACAAAGCAGGTCTGAATGGCCGATCCATGGAAACTTGCCCGTATCAACAGATGGATGCTCGATCCTATTGGCTAGGCGGTTGGCGTGATGCCAGAGAAGACAAACATATGGGTCTCTACAAATAA
- a CDS encoding DUF3466 family protein → MSSQLFKVSTIAATVFSALSANAAIYQVEDFAPEGASVSTYGVAVQASSGSEDCWNGTCGNYEIAAETKKKEEGYNYRDEAPFFMPFGFDYLDDNWDGFRNYCRSFLGYSDSLCDSWADKQWDGYSYEKSGNYNNSLAFVSPSQSEIYPENTVVNALNSAGNAIGNRRDNTNRNVGFVEGTYSATELLPSGAEASHVWAELDVSGKSFIAGSVSRKHETSETEVTSKATVWVDGVAKEIPWQQGAEARDSVRPQGSARDLMSDGTNVYAVGYNTDSDERFFASVFKSTDSGATWTNTFVTGYPYETDKYLNTVFSSVNDNSVAIGTAKLREAQNGAYANGLFYVTSLTSPVYRSFSGPIFFTGANGKAGAINNFNEVVGQIDFEDHREVNGKPRAHRGFIAPLNASNTDDSRMNRLQSRAWYLDDLTNDGVASSTNNQYRIIDATDINDAGVISGTAYKCAGGYETTNIDSRCAGTESVVAVKLTPITGTASSDIQPRGITQETVERKGGTIGLLLLSVLGFIGFRRK, encoded by the coding sequence ATGAGTAGTCAATTATTTAAAGTATCGACAATCGCAGCAACGGTTTTCTCCGCATTAAGTGCAAATGCTGCTATTTATCAAGTTGAAGATTTTGCTCCAGAAGGCGCATCAGTAAGCACATATGGCGTTGCAGTTCAGGCGTCTTCAGGTTCTGAGGATTGTTGGAACGGCACATGTGGTAATTATGAAATTGCTGCAGAAACAAAAAAGAAAGAAGAAGGATACAACTACCGCGATGAAGCGCCTTTCTTCATGCCTTTTGGTTTCGATTATCTTGATGATAACTGGGATGGCTTCAGAAACTACTGTCGTTCATTCTTAGGATATTCAGATTCTTTGTGTGACAGTTGGGCTGATAAGCAATGGGACGGTTACTCTTATGAAAAAAGTGGTAACTATAATAATTCTCTTGCTTTCGTTAGCCCGTCGCAAAGTGAAATTTACCCTGAAAACACAGTAGTGAACGCATTAAACAGTGCGGGCAATGCGATCGGTAACCGCCGTGATAACACTAATAGAAATGTAGGTTTTGTTGAAGGAACCTATAGTGCGACAGAATTGCTACCATCGGGTGCAGAAGCTTCTCATGTATGGGCTGAACTGGATGTTTCAGGCAAATCTTTTATTGCAGGCAGTGTTTCTCGTAAACATGAGACTTCTGAGACTGAGGTAACCTCGAAAGCTACAGTTTGGGTAGATGGAGTCGCAAAGGAAATTCCGTGGCAACAAGGCGCAGAAGCTCGCGATTCTGTTCGACCACAAGGCAGTGCACGAGACTTAATGTCTGATGGTACAAATGTGTATGCCGTTGGTTACAACACGGATAGTGACGAGCGTTTCTTTGCATCTGTATTTAAATCTACAGACTCTGGGGCTACTTGGACCAATACATTTGTTACAGGGTACCCATACGAAACCGACAAGTATTTAAATACTGTGTTTAGCTCGGTAAACGACAATAGTGTTGCAATTGGTACTGCTAAGTTAAGAGAAGCGCAAAATGGTGCTTACGCGAATGGATTATTCTACGTTACAAGCTTAACTTCTCCAGTTTATCGCTCATTTTCAGGCCCAATCTTCTTTACGGGAGCAAATGGGAAGGCTGGAGCGATCAACAACTTCAATGAAGTCGTTGGACAGATTGATTTCGAAGATCACCGTGAAGTAAATGGTAAACCACGAGCTCACCGAGGCTTTATTGCACCGTTAAATGCTAGCAACACGGATGATTCTCGAATGAATCGCTTACAGTCACGTGCGTGGTACTTAGATGACTTGACCAATGATGGCGTTGCTTCATCAACCAACAACCAGTACCGTATTATTGATGCTACAGACATCAATGATGCTGGCGTGATTTCAGGTACTGCATATAAATGTGCTGGTGGTTATGAAACAACAAATATTGACTCGCGTTGTGCGGGAACAGAATCTGTTGTTGCTGTGAAATTAACCCCAATCACAGGAACTGCATCTTCCGATATTCAACCTCGTGGAATTACTCAAGAAACTGTAGAACGTAAGGGCGGAACCATTGGTTTATTGCTCTTAAGTGTTCTTGGTTTTATTGGGTTCCGTAGAAAATAG